The Microplitis demolitor isolate Queensland-Clemson2020A chromosome 8, iyMicDemo2.1a, whole genome shotgun sequence genome has a segment encoding these proteins:
- the LOC106693900 gene encoding uncharacterized protein LOC106693900, producing the protein MSQRGLVKALHNLVNTVAQSYNDLQSEVVDKEQCQRCYNVCNDTIDYLNTILADPNTTVQVRRCVQANIAVLCWYSNQFLQLSGQVAGGDLSVNNQSIKWQDLENAFSNNIKTGSIINRSHTDLRDFLNVSRDIVLDKIQEMLENVAGVKVNVELFCKFRKNTSVEEEVKSFNTKSRAILPATSLAEWYTDFVYEKMLNKVEEFNQKDSGWSLTEITNLVVTMSKYTPLQGGTSTFVRLPRDIQMKRAVLNIENFDEYCFLWSVVAAIHLPNTGHPERTSAYPHYSAVLEYTGIKFPMTLKQIPQFERLNDLTINVYDLSRLVKSQISASKSKLFFCDRCLNHFKLEKSFEDHKKDCFTLNKVHMTFPTEENKILKFKNYQYKDIVPFVVYADLECTLEPQKNDNSDKHIPHSIAFYRFCSYNNNLSKFELNRSQTCIEWFVKKLECLALEVESYLKNPVAMKPLSRQQKESHEQATVCHICERSITSATDKCYDHCHFTGNYRGPAHLSCNINYRKSHTIPIVFHNLSGYDSHFIIKSLSTVFEGKITLLPINKERYISFTKYVENTSVCLRFIDSFRFMASSLDKLASNLNDCDKQITQQHYNDPEKFKLVTRKGVFPYEYITDIDKLNDKQLPDQDSFYSKLSNDGVSYNDYSLAQLVWNKFDIKTLGEYSDLYLKTDVLLLADIFQNFRHNCMATYSLDPLHYYTAPGLAFDAMLKYTNVELELFTDPEMMLFIEKGIRGGVSQCTNRYAVANNRYMGSSFDPNKAESYLMYYDVNNLYGAAMSMPLPKGSFEWVYPPDDLSFDVDNLDQFLNDIDSIGYVLEVDLHYPQELHDLHKDLPLCPEHFSPPGSKVLKFEQSLWLKSYIDKNTDCRKAAKNEFEKDFYKLMNNAVFGKTMENVRKYKEIHIVTRWAGRYGAADYICKPNFHSLTVFDENMIIIVLKAAKVRFDKPIYVGFCILDLSKTYIYDFHYNYVKQNFANNESKLMYTDTDSLIYHFIVPDIYEIIKRDIAKFDTSDYPPDNVYNIPLVNKKVLGLMKDENNGKIMTEFTGLRAKLYAFKIYNEDQVKKRAKGVKRPTLRTITFEDFKRCLEDHVNLSKKQYVIKSNKHSVSTIVQNKIALSWEDDKRQLLLNSTDTVPWGYKVSRDDIMTIPRPNKRRKM; encoded by the exons atgtccCAACGAGGTTTGGTTAAAGCTCTCCACAATTTAGTTAATACAGTGGCACAATCATATAATGATTTACAATCAGAGGTGGTGGATAAAGAGCAATGTCAGAGGTGTTAcaatgtttgtaatgatacAATAGactatttaaatacaattttggCAGATCCTAATACCACCGTTCAAGTTCGACGATGTGTACAAGCAAACATAGCAGTTCTTTGTTGGTACAGTAATCAGTTTCTGCAACTTAGTGGACAGGTAGCAGGTGGTGATTTAAGTGTGAATAATCAATCTATTAAGTGGCAAGATCTCGAAAACGCATTTTCCAACAACATTAAGACAGGATCGATAATCAACCGCTCTCACACTGACCTGAGAGATTTTTTGAATGTCTCTAGAGACATTGTCCTGGATAAAATCCAAGAAATGCTGGAAAACGTTGCAGGTGTTAAAGTAAACGTTGAACTATTTTGCAAATTCAGGAAAAATACATCAGTTGAAGAAGAAGTTAAATCATTCAACACCAAGAGTCGGGCTATTTTACCTGCAACATCTTTAGCTGAGTGGTATACAGACTTTGTATacgaaaaaatgttaaacaaGGTGGaagaatttaatcaaaaagattCAGGGTGGAGTTTGACGGAAATTACCAATCTGGTGGTAACAATGTCAAAATACACACCTCTGCAAGGAGGGACTTCAACTTTTGTGAGGCTTCCTCGAGATATCCAGATGAAACGAGCTGTTCTCAACATAGAAAATTTCGATGAGTACTGTTTTCTATGGAGCGTCGTAGCTGCGATTCATCTTCCTAACACTGGACATCCTGAAAGAACATCGGCGTATCCTCATTATAGTGCTGTCCTAGAATATACaggtattaaatttcctatgacACTTAAGCAAATCCCACAGTTTGAaagattaaatgatttaacaataaatgtatatg ATCTTTCACGATTAGTTAAAAGTCAGATATCAGCTTCGaaaagcaaattatttttttgtgatcgatgtttaaatcattttaaactGGAAAAATCGTTTGAAGATCATAAAAAAGACTGTTTCACATTAAATAAAGTTCACATGACGTTTCCgactgaagaaaataaaattttaaagtttaaaaattaccagtATAAAGATATCGTACCATTTGTTGTCTATGCAGACCTAGAGTGTACACTTGAAcctcaaaaaaatgataattctgACAAACATATACCACATAGTATCGCATTTTATCGTTTTTGtagttataataacaatttatctaaatttgaacTGAATCGATCACAAACCTGCATCGAGtggtttgtaaaaaaattagaatgtTTAGCATTAGAAGTCGAATCATACttaaaaaatcctgttgctaTGAAACCTCTGTCGAGACAACAAAAAGAGAGTCATGAGCAAGCAACTGTTTGTCATATTTGTGAAAGGTCTATAACTTCTGCTACAGATAAATGCTACGATCACTGTCATTTTACTGGTAACTATCGCGGTCCAGCTCACTTATcttgtaatataaattatagaaaatctcACACTATACCAAtagtatttcataatttatctggTTACGATTcccattttataataaaatctttatcaaCCGTTTTCGAgggtaaaattacattattaccaattaataaagaacGTTATATATCTTTCACGAAGTATGTCGAAAACACATCAGTTTGCTTACGTTTTATAGATTCATTCAGGTTTATGGCTTCTAGTCTTGACAAATTAGCATCTAATCTGAATGATTGTGATAAACAAATTACTCAACAACATTACAATGAtccggaaaaatttaaattagtaactCGAAAGGGTGTATTCCCATACGAGTACATAACTGATATTGACAAACTTAATGACAAACAGCTGCCTGATCAGGACtcattttattctaaattatcGAACGATGGTGTATCTTATAATGATTATTCTCTTGCTCAATTAGTGtggaataaatttgatattaaaacattAGGGGAATATtcagatttatatttaaaaacagatgTACTTCTTTTAGCTgacatatttcaaaatttcagacaTAATTGTATGGCTACTTATAGCTTAGATCCTTTACATTACTATACAGCGCCGGGACTTGCCTTCGATGCgatgttaaaatatacaaatgttGAACTCGAGTTATTTACCGATCCTGAAATGatgctatttattgaaaaaggtATCAGAGGTGGTGTATCTCAGTGTACAAATAGGTATGCAGTGGCCAATAATCGTTACATGGGATCCAGCTTTGATCCTAATAAAGCTGAatcctatttaatgtattatGATGTGAATAATTTGTATGGTGCTGCTATGAGTATGCCGCTACCAAAAGGTTCATTTGAATGGGTTTACCCGCCTGACGATCTATCTTTTGACGTCGATAACCtagatcaatttttaaacgaCATCGATAGCATTGGCTATGTATTAGAAGTTGATCTACATTATCCTCAGGAATTGCATGATCTACATAAAGATTTACCACTATGTCCTGAACATTTTTCACCACCGGGTAGCAA agttttaaaattcgaaCAGTCACTCTGGCTCAAGTcatatatcgataaaaatacaGATTGTAGAAAAGCTGctaaaaatgagtttgaaaaagacttttataaacttatgAATAATGCTGTAtttggtaagactatggaaaatgTTAGAAAATACAAAGAGATTCATATAGTGACAAGATGGGCCGGTAGATATGGCGCTGCTGACTATATTTGTAAGCCTaatttccatagtcttactgTTTTTGACGagaatatgataattattgtattgaaGGCGGCAAAAGTACGCTTTGACAAACCAATCTATGTTGGTTTTTGTatattagatttatcaaaaacttaCATATATGACTTCcattataattatgtgaaacaaaattttgcaAACAATGAATCGAAATTAATGTACACTGACACTGATAGTCttatttaccattttattGTACCGGACATCTATGagatcatcaaacgtgatattGCCAAGTTTGACACCTCTGATTATCCACCTGATAATGTTTACAATATACCactagttaataaaaaagttttaggtCTGATGAAAGATGAGAATAATGGTAAAATTATGACTGAATTCACTGGACTTAGAGCAAAGTTgtatgcttttaaaatttataatgaagatCAGGTAAAAAAGCGAGCTAAAGGTGTTAAACGTCCGACTTTGCGAACTATCACTTTTGAAGATTTCAAACGATGTTTAGAAGATCATGTAAATTTAAGTAAGAaacaatatgtaattaaaagtaacaaaCATAGTGTTAGTACAATAGTTCAAAATAAGATAGCTTTGAGTTGGGAAGATGACAAACGTCAGCTTCTGTTAAACAGTACTGATACCGTACCATGGGGTTACAAAGTATCAAGAGATGATATTATGACTATACCGAGACCAAATAAAAGacgaaaaatgtaa
- the LOC103574238 gene encoding uncharacterized protein LOC103574238 yields MANILDIQRPIIFDESIAHYELHAHQPYASSTLNNNDEVRITIQNQNLCILPSKSALHILGKFTKSDNSAVAATTNLVNMGIGHMIKEFRLLMNGVEVDRSSNVGITSLMKGYVSFSPNQLSALENAGWVMEDNVKLTNAAGSFDLLIPLNILSGFAEDYLKVLMNVQLEIVLTISNSDINAYVQQAAGAEEVKLTLQKIEWIVPYVTLSDKEKIQALNYITSDPAISISFRTWELYEYPLLPATSKHIWAVKTSTQLEKPRYVILGFQTARKNDARKNASRFDHCTLRNVKLFLNSQSYPYGDLNLDINDNQYALLYSMYTDFQSTYYNKEAEPLLTKQKFLQEAPLCVIDCSKQNEAIKSGPVDIRLEFESTNQFPQNTTAYCLIIHDRIVEYNPISSTVRKLT; encoded by the coding sequence atggctAATATATTAGATATTCAACGACCAATTATATTCGATGAGTCAATCGCTCACTATGAACTGCATGCTCATCAACCGTATGCATCGTCGACTTTGAACAACAATGATGAAGTTCGTATCACAatccaaaatcaaaatttgtgcATACTTCCTAGCAAAAGTGCACTCCATATTCTTGGGAAGTTTACCAAGAGTGATAACAGTGCTGTCGCTGCCACAACCAACTTGGTTAATATGGGGATTGGCCACATGATTAAAGAATTCCGCTTACTTATGAATGGTGTTGAAGTTGATCGAAGTAGTAACGTTGGTATAACAAGCCTGATGAAAggttatgtatcattcagtccAAATCAGTTGAGTGCTTTGGAGAATGCTGGCTGGGTAATGGAAGataatgttaaattaacaaacgCTGCAGGAAGctttgatttattgattccacttaatattttaagtggtTTTGCTGAAGATTATCTGAAAGTCCTTATGAATGTTCAGCTAGAGATAGTTCTTACGATTTCAAACAGTGACATTAATGCTTACGTACAACAAGCAGCGGGAGCTGAGGAAGTAAAGTTAactttgcaaaaaatcgagtgGATTGTACCGTACGTCACCCTATCAGACAaggaaaaaattcaagcattaaattatattacaagtGATCCGGCTATCTCAATTAGTTTTCGAACCTGGGAATTGTATGAGTATCCGCTGTTACCGGCAACATCAAAACATATTTGGGCTGTCAAAACATCAACACAACTGGAGAAGCCACGTTACGTCATCCTCGGATTTCAAACAGCAAGAAAAAACGACGCAAGGAAGAATGCGAGTCGATTTGATCATTGTACGCTCCGTAACGTAAAGTTATTCCTGAACTCACAGAGTTATCCGTACGGAGATCTGAATTTGGACATAAACGACAATCAGTATGCTTTATTGTACAGTATGTACACTGATTTCCAATCTACATACTATAATAAAGAGGCTGAGCCACTGTTAACAAAGCAGAAATTTTTGCAAGAAGCTCCGCTCTGTGTTATAGACTGTTCTAAGCAGAATGAGGCAATTAAATCTGGACCAGTAGACATTCGATTGGAGTTTGAATCCACAAATCAATTTCCACAAAACACAACAgcttattgtttaataatccACGATCGTATCGTTGAGTATAACCCTATCAGCAGCACTGTACGAAAATTGACTTGA